In one Lycium barbarum isolate Lr01 chromosome 7, ASM1917538v2, whole genome shotgun sequence genomic region, the following are encoded:
- the LOC132602659 gene encoding uncharacterized protein LOC132602659 — protein MANKFLFCVLLITLTVNFFWSSNTQVMALRDLPLSEEVQVIEQVVQLRGGKRCFSTCYSLMQNALSRVLYAGRRDLIMTLKGNALSQGDPFIQSHIIKCLLYVFYFLPASSELCVVYKRTSW, from the exons ATGGCCAACAAGTTCTTATTTTGTGTTCTCCTTATCACACTCACTG TTAATTTTTTTTGGTCCTCAAACACTCAAGTGATGGCTCTGCGAGACCTACCTTTATCAGAAGAAGTACAAGTGATTGAGCAGGTTGTACAACTCCGAGGAGGAAAGCGTTGTTTCTCCACTTGCTATTCTCTCATGCAGAATGCGCTAAGCCGTGTACTCTATGCAGGAAGGCGAGACCTCATTATGACCCTGAAAGGAAATGCTTTAAGCCAAGGTGATCCATTTATTCAATCTCATATCATAAAATGTCTTCtatatgtattttattttcttcctGCATCTTCTGAGCTTTGTGTCGTTTATAAAAGAACTAGTTGGTGA
- the LOC132602660 gene encoding fruit-specific protein-like: MHSVNMANKLSFFFCILLVSLAVDSFWSSNTQVMALRDLPLLEEAVQVIEQIVLRDVRCFDRCKTNADCKNVIGPRKCRENNSLVRDFSPIRNKRSH; the protein is encoded by the exons ATGCACTCTGTTAACATGGCTAACAAGCTCTCTTTCTTCTTTTGCATTCTCCTTGTTTCACTGGCGG TTGATTCTTTTTGGTCCTCAAACACTCAAGTGATGGCTTTGCGAGATCTACCTTTATTAGAAGAAGCTGTACAAGTAATTGAGCAGATTGTACTTCGAGATGTGCGTTGTTTCGACCGTTGCAAGACTAATGCAGATTGCAAAAATGTAATAGGCCCGAGAAAGTGTAGAGAAAACAATTCTCTTGTTAGAGATTTTTCTCCTATTCGAAATAAGAGATCCCATTAA